gtggctctctagtccaaaagatctgaatccccctccagtacgcctcaggcctccttttatagacaaaaaggggttgccacagtggcacacaggaggtggaaaggtgtacaggggctaagtctatcccctggcatcgtcggacaaacacatttaatgcactaccgacgtgcccctcttgctttattggggacgacaaagaagctcttccCAGCCGTCGTcacctcgcctggctccgacgcgcgtccaagaTGACGAGGCGTTGTaacgccatgttggctggctgctgggctggcgcggtggtggagccttcatgaagatctgcatgccaccacgcaggtgcttgatgaGTTGGTCTAGAGGCCGCGTGCAACCACGCAGATGCCTGCCtagctggtcgagctggcagctgtatgggagcggcggtggaggctttggcagacgcgggcctggctgtggccccgcgggcccaataagggtcttgccgagggcccaataagggtctcgctgcggcaccgcggtcgtccccggcaagggtcttgccgggggtctcgtggatctcctTGGCAAGGATTTCGCCAAGGGTcgttgtcttctggttctcatctgatcttgtgtatctatgatctctacaaagatctgcatgccaccatggaggtgcctcccgagccttggttccaatatggcgtgggaaccccttgggctcaagggtggcgcgctctgttggcgtcaggcaagttgccctggcaaggatcTTTCCGAGGCTGCGTAAGCCACCCTGGCAAGagtcttgccaggggagtccacctcgccctcttgctctctttgcgtcTCTGGTCTTGGTGTTGTTGTGGTCGTCTTGTGCTCCGACATCCCTCATTTtccctacttagtgtggccgtgggcgcggctctaactgcccgtgcacaagtaaaagggtgcaaaaggagagcccccacttttgtacaccgacaccttgacaagtttttaatgtagttcaaaatggaacagtcaaagaaggagttcttgcatgtgttgcaaggtgtgaagttgagtaaagactcaaaacccgaccacggcagaaaatagaaagagaatgaaaagtcattccctatgcctcagtcataggttctataaagtatgctatgctgtgtaccagacctattgtataccttagcatgattttggcaagggagtgcaatagtgatctagtagtagatcactagacaacggttaaaattatccttagaggactaaggaaatatttctcggttatggaggtgataaaagagttcgtcgtaaagagttacgtcgatgcaaacttttgacaccaatctagatgactctaagtctcgatctagatacatattgaaagtgggaacaattagctagagtagctccgtgcagagtattgtagacacagaaatttgcaaaatacaaacagatctgaatgttgcagatccgtagactaaacttctctcacaagcaaaacatgatcactctttgggtgttaatcacatagcaatgtgaactagattattgactctagtaaaccctttgggtattagtcacatgaagatgtgaactaatcacataaatatgtgaactattggtgtgaaatcacatgacgatgtgaactagattattgactctagtgcaagtgggagactgaaggaaatatgccctagaggcaataataaagttgttatttatatgtccttatatcatgataaatgtttattattcatgctagaattgtattaaccgaaaacttagtacatgtgtgaatgcatagacaaacagagtatccctagtatgcctctacttgactagctcgttaatcaaagatggttatgtttcctgaccatagacatgtgttgtcatttgatgaacgggatcacattagataatgatgtgatggacaagacccatccgttaacttagcactatgatcgtttagtttattgctattactttcttcatgacttatacatgttcctataactatgatattatgcaactcccgaataccggaggaacacttagtgtgctatcaaatgtcacaacgtaactgggtaattataaagatgctctacaggtgtcgccgatgatgtttgttgagttggcatagatagagattaggatttgtcactccgtgtatcggagaggtatctctgggccctctcggtaatgcacatcactatgagccttgcaagcaatgtgactaatgagttagttacaagatgatgcattacagaacgagtaaagagacttgtcggtgacgagattgaactaggtatgatgataccgacgatcgaatctcgggcaagtaacataccgatgacaaagggaacaacgtatgttgttatgcggtttgacagataaagatcttcatagaatatgtaggagacaatatgagcattcaggttccgctattggttattgaccagagatgtgtctcaatcatgtctacatagttctcgaacccgtagggtccgcacgcttaacgttcgatgacgatttgtattatgagttatgtgatttgatgactgaagtttgttcggagtcccggatgagatcacggacatggcgaggagtctcgaaatggtcgagaggtaaagattcatatattggaaggctatattcggacatcggaaaggttccaagtgattcgggtatttttcagagaaccagggagttacgggaattcaccgggggaagtattgggccttattaggCTTTACTGCAAAGGAGAGAAGGGCGAGAAGGGGAGGCatcgcgccccccatgggctggtccgaattggactaggagggggcgccgcccccctctttccttctccctctccctctccttccttcttctcctacttggactaggaaagggggaaacctactcctactaggagtaggaatcccccctttcggcgtgccccttgaggccggccctcctcctcctcccctcctttatatacgggggagggggcaccccatagacacacaagttgatttcttagttgtgtgcggtgccccctccacatttttccacctcagtcatattgtcgtagtgcttaggcgaagccctgcgtcggtaacttcatcatcaccgtcaccatgccgtcatgcagACGAAACTCTCCCTGGGCCTTAGCTAGATCTagaattcgagggacgtcaccgagctgaacatgtgcagatcgcggaggtgccgtgcgttcggtacttgatcagttggatcgtgaagacgttcgactacatcaaccgcgttactaaacgcttccgctttcggtctatgagggtacgtggacacactctccccgctcgttgatatgcttatcctagatagatattgcgtgatcataggatttttttgaaatactatgttccccaacatcgaccggtaaagatcttcgtagaatatgttggagccaatatgagcatctgggttccgctattggttattgaccggagaggcgtcttggtcatgtctacatagttctcaaacccgtagagtccgcacgtttaacgttcgatgacaatctagtattatatgagttatgtgatttggtgaccgaatgttgtccggagtcccggatgagatcacagacatgacgacgagtcttgaaatgaccgagaggtaaagattgatatataggacgatggaattcagacaccggaagtgttccggagggcgCCGGGTACATATCAAGTCACCAGAAGTGTTCCagacacccccggcaaaagatatgggccttatgggccaagagggaaaacacactagccacaaggggctggtgcaccctccatatgggccggccaagaaggagaaggaaagaggggaagggaaaggaaaaaagagggaataggattccccccttccttccctctccccctctctttccttccctttccgaaaataaggaaaggggggtggccGAATTGGGGGAGGTCCTCAAGTAGGATtgctcctacttggggcgccccaaggctgctcccctctccctcccacctatatatacgtggggagggggcgcctagaatagacaccaacaattgttagccgtgtgcggcgccctcctccacagtttacgcctccggtcatatcttcgtagtgtttaggtgaagccctacgcggatcacttcaccatcaccgtcaccacgccgtcgtgctgatggaactcatcttcttcctcgacacctttgctggatcaagaggacgagggacctcatcgggctgaacgtgtgtcacactctccccctctcgttgctatacatctcctaaatagatcttgcgtgagcataggattttttttgaaattgcatgttacgtTTCCCAACACCACGACCCACAGTGTCCACCTTGTAGCTTCGCCCCTACCTGCAAGTACGTTGGTGGACGAAGCCCACATGAAAGATGTTCGTGTGTTGTGTGCTAAATCCAGATCATGACATGGTCATGAGAGCTGATCAAGGCTGAGTTGAGAGATAAGTTTGGCTAGGTCGGACTAGCAGTGTAACAGATCGACAGGGAGGTCATTTTTTAGGGTAATGTAacataaaaccaaaaatatttcatCCTACGCATCAGCCTAGGACCATTATGAagatgcatacaaggtttgatctgatcgtTACCAACTCGTAGCACAAAGAAAGTAGAATTGGTCAAGATTGTTCGTGCAAATCCCCACAACTAAgaatttacaacctcccaaccgcgatgATTTTCTCCCTTGACCAGTCCTTCGGATAGAACCTCGCACATTCAAAAATGGGGGAGGATGTCCCCTAGGGGGAacccctcttttttcttctttttttactcattctttttcctttttctttcctaGGTTGTTCCCGAtttaaaaaaacacattttttaaaAAAGTTGGAATTTCAGTTTTATctgtttttcaaaatttgttcacatattcagGAAGTGTCCGCATTTTAGAATGTATTAGAGATTTCAAAAATTCTCCCGTTCTCAAAATTTCTTCACGTATTAAAAAGAGGATGTTTGGAACATGTTAAAGAACGTTTGATTTTTTTAAAAGGTCAAacttaaaattttcttctaaattTCAGCCTGTTCCTGTTTTTCAATGTTGTCACATATTCACAAATATTCAGAAAATTTCAAAAGAAATCacatttcaaaatttcaaaaagtatTCCCTATTCCAAATTTGTTCAAAcataaaaaaattgttcatgttgttTTCATAATTTCAAAGTCTGTCTAAAATTTCAAAATATATTTTCATTTTTGAATAAATGTTTGGTATTTtctaaattttgttcacaatttcaaataaTTACCACAAAATTTAAAATTGATAAAAATTTTAAAaattctttgtgaacattttttcgaGTCCTTGAACATTTTGTTGAATTCGAGACTTTTTACTGAATTTTGCTAACATTTTCTGAATTTCTTGAACATTTTTAGAAACAAGATTGTTTTGTGAATTGGAGAACATTATTTGATGAATGTTTTTTTCTAATTTGAAAACATTGTTTTAATGCAGGATTTTTTAATTCGAGAAAATTTTACAATTTCATGAGATTTTTAAATTAAAACTGACCTAGTTTAAAAGAGGAACTAAGTAAAAAACACCTAGGGTAAAAACGATGCTGCTAGGCCGACCCATTAGCGGGAGACTGCTGTTAGGCGACCGGGGCGGCGAGAGCCTCGCGGTCGCTATGGGCGACGCATATCATCGCCTGCAGCTCCCTGGTCATGGAAGGTAAGAAATGCAAAAGGGACGATATCATGCCTACATCTACACATATGTGAGGAACGCCGTCGACAGTAACCGTCGGAGAGCGACAACAATGCGCTGCCCTGGTAGCCTATAACTAAGCACCTCGCCACCAACACTCGCACGATGCCAAATATGAGTGCATTGCAATCAACATGGGGTGTGATACATACATACGCTACCTCTGCGTGATGCCCCTCCCTCACCAACATCATCCCTAAAGGGGGGCATGTCCTCGATGCCCCCTTACCTTGGCTAAAATGGGTGGAGGTGGCTTCCCCAAGGGGGGCCCACCTCCCAACACTCTCCGCATATGGGGTTGCTGTCCCTCAACACAACACCCCAAAGGGGCGCCCCTCCAACACCATCCAGCAAAACAGGGAGGTTGTCTCCCCAGGGAAACCCCTCCCAACATGATGTTCTTTGTGTTTGCTGCCCCTGGGGTTGTCCGAAAAATTCTGGGACGTCCTTGAGTATTTTTGAAACCATTCGAAAAATTTCGGACGCACTCCAAAACATATCCGACTTGATGGTATTTTTGGTTTTCCCCGGAACTTTTTCGGTTACTGCGAAGCACTTTCGGTTTTCTCTCTGAAACATTTCCATCGTCTCCGAAACTTTCCCAGTGACTTTCTCTCAAGCTACTAACCTCCTAGTACTCagtagatagatgacccttaagcatgtgactcTATAGGTTCGCTGAAATATTGACATGTCCTAAACACTTTTTGATCAATGAacaatagcggaaccgtggacagaTGACATTTAACGATTCCCAAAGTTCATGAAGTAAGTATGAAGGAAAGGACGCAGAGTTTCTGgtcccgggctcatctgcacccgcgctcagaaaaaaatcaaaacaaatactataaatattcaaaaaaaaatccaattctttgtgtggtagataatttgatgcgtgaggtccgcttcaaatttcaactcatttggacatttgagcagctctcggcaaaaagacAAATTGGCTAGAACAGTGTGTGAACGGTAAACCTTTTTATAGATCCTGAATTTATTTATTTTGCCGAGAGCTGCttagatgtccaaatgagttgaaatttggagcggaccttaagcatcaaattatctaccacacaaaaaattggatattttttttgaatttttctagtatttgttttcatTTTGTTTCTGAGCGGGAGCAGATGAGCCTAGGCACCGAGTTGGATTTCCATAAAGGAACTcggtactctcatggtctaagaaattgTGCAAACATCTAACTTTCTCTGTGTTACAACCATTAACTTATGAAAAACATATCTCATGGCATAACAACAATTGGGACggttcaacacaaatgttcttctAACACCGTGTCATTAAAGTTACCAGCATactcatgcccatgatcaggaaaacataaccatcatgcaacacttcagctagtcttagaggcacgaccaggaatacattttaccgtttattgtTCCACACATGCACATGGGTTTTCCTctgagcctttatggatatacagGCTCAAGGACCATTGCAactatagcatagaatataaacatgattatgaacatggaaataaacagtagcatttattattgcctctaaggcatatttccaacacggttgGTGTAGAAGACGGTAATGATTTCAGCGACGATGACACATGAGCATGATGCTGATGGTGGCTAACTTCTCAGCATGGAAACACATGGTGTAGGTCTGAGGACTTGTGGGCTTCTACAAGACTATGGTGTAGGGTTGATTCCAGGCAGTGTACACATGAGAGAGAGCTTGAAATCGATGGGGCGTGGGGTAGCATGGCcagctacatggagtcatgttAAGGGTGGAGCAGGAGTCTGGTGGAAGACTTCACTCGATGCTGATAGAGGGGTTACTATGTAAGGATCTGAAAATTGAAGCCTATCAGCGGAAAAAGCAAGAGACACGTGGTTTAGACTGGGACCCAATGGTCTGAAGGAAAAGTGTTACTCTACATCGgacggtgatgatcggtggttcttTGTAGTAGGGGTTGAGGCGGTGTGGGCTAGCTATCCAGGGCTCGATCGGGATAACAGAGGCTTGATGCGATCATAGCAGCAAGGTAGTCAGACATATGGTCAGACAAAGTGTGGAAAGGGTGTTGAAGCTGTGTTGGCAGTATCAGGTTCAAGTTGGTGATAGGATCTATTGATACCGGGAGATAGATGAGGGTTAACCATGCATAATCTGAGAAAAGTGACGGAAAGTATGAATTTGTCAAAAGCTGGGAGAGTACATGGCCATTTATTCTttggtgttcagtgcacatggcaaagtgcagATGACAAGTACATAAGAAGGCGGAGTGCTATAGGTGTGGGACATGTAAGAAACTATTCGGAAAAAAAAGTGAGACACCTGTGAATTTGACTAAGGTGATAGCTGGGCGATGGTGAAATTATTTTAAATTTCATACATCAGTGAGGAAAGAGTTAGGATAATGAGTTGGGGCAACTCTTATATATGGTGTCTAATATTTGagctgttcactttcacgcaggcaGTGATCGATATGTGATGACATTGAACGAATACTCTGGAAGTTGGTAGCGCAAACTAGAGTAAAGAAGtgacttaattttgctcgagtattgattatgaagaagagaagggACTACAATTGTAGGTGGAATCATGTGGAGCCTGGGAGTAGTAGCGGTGCTCGTCGTATAATCTCAAGTCTAATAtacatggaggttcgacgcatGAATAGATTCTAAGGGGTAGAGAATATCTGCCAAGGTGAAGAATATCTATGTAACCTATTACAACATAATAGCACATGTACGCAGGGGGAAGCCGACGGCTTGTGCCGACGTCTGGGGCTGGTGTTTGGCATTGTAGCAGTATCATGGGGAGGAGTGTCCATAGTCAGACCCAGAGATGTAGCCATGTTGGTGAATCTCATTAACAAATGTTATGTTGTGCCTCGTGTGATTGATTGGTCCTCGGTAGATTGATTACGCGCCTCGGATTAGTTCTAACATTCCAGCCATGAAAAAAAATACATACAATTATACTGATTTCTTTTTAGAAATGGAggtatacccccggcctctgcatcatgatgatgcatgcggccCTTTTATTAAAAATCCAGAAAGCATCATCGTAAAGGTCTTACAGCTCACAAACGGAGCAAAACAAAGTACATAAACTGGAAAATTACAAGCGGACAAAAACAACCGATACGGCAATAATAAGGATAAGAtctctagactcctatcctgttatgcgaacgccatccgaaccggttgaatataacccgagtcaccatctcccattggttgcacccagtaaccaaaggctctctggagtccataggagtgagtaaggaccacgtacggatccaagctgtagctctgaagataacccgCAAAAAAGTTAAtttgtgttgtctgttaaaaatcatatcatttctacagttccatatagcccataataacgcacatattccaatccgaatacgagctgccgtgatctgttcaaccccagctaaccacgtcccaaacaaagacACAATATCTACTTTTTTCGATAAATGGcgcttttattaactcaaaatgtagcatcgAGAGGATACAAAACATAAAGAGCGACactcggcctctgcatagctaagatgcacacagccatgaAACAAACAGTCtgacaaaaaaaatataaaaacgacAAAGTGGCAACAGTAAAGCCATATGGGGCCGAAACTATGCCTATGTCGACGGAGAAGGTGGATCGATTCGGaaattatgctgccacccatgttgggtaaaaacctccctggccacccgctccaaccgcatacacaccgccttgaacagcgaTTGGTACTCCGTTCGTTGCAGAGTAGACCACATACAAAGTCAGTGCGTACAACAGtaaataacctgcataggagaagAGATTTTGTCATTAAAGACACAATATCTACTGGAGGGTTgatattaaaagctatatgaacggttctccaaagtaacttggcaagtgggcattcaaggaataaatgttgtattgtctcatcttgagcacaaaaacaacaccgcgaATTGCTTACCCATCGCCTCTTAAGTAAGTTGTCCTTTgtgagtattacttgcttgtggacaaaccacataaaaaatTTAATCCGCAAAGGAACCTTAACCTTCCATATATGTAGTGACCTTGAGAGGGGAGCAGAATTGATCAGATCCGTATAAAAAGATTTCACCGTAAATATCTCATTTTTAATTAACCTCCATTGTGTTGAGTCCGGCATGTCGGAGAGTCAAACTTCaatcaatctccgaaccaagtgcatccaggcTGTCCATCTCTCACCCACTAACGTACGTCTGAACTGGACGTTCAAGGGAATAGTTTGAAGGACGATAcctacgtaatcctccttacgttgcacaatattgtAGAGGGTGGGATATTGTAAGGCCAGAGGCgtctctcctaaccacgtatcctcccaaaatcttgttgacatcccgttgccaaccaagaatttgaccctacgaaagaacatatccttcgttctcataagtcccttccagaacggCGAATCAGTCGGTCTGATGGTAACCTGGGCTAGCGTTTTCAAATGCAAATACTTATTGTGCGGGATTTGAGACCACATGCCATCCGGCTCTGTCTCTAACCTATACAACCATTTGCTCATAagacatttattcttaatttccaAGTTCTCAACACCGAGCcccccttggtctttaggtcgacaaaggatatcccatcgcgcgagacggtatttcctcttggcctcatcagactgccaaaagaaacgagatctaaagaaatcaagtcgctttcGGCCCCCTTTTGGAATTTTGAAGAACGAAAGTAAAAACATTGGCATGCTAGTCCATACTGAGTTAATCAAAACTAGCCGACCTCCATAAgacatcagcttgcccttccagcagctgagtgttttttcaattcgttcttcaatacatttccattctttattggatagcttacggtgatgaaTCAGAATGCCCAAGTAACTGAAAGGTAAGGCATCTaattcgcatccaaacaattgtcTGTATGTATGTTCTTtgtctttggccttcccaaaacaGAACACCTCGCTCTTATGAAAATTGATGTTTAAGCCAGACAATTGTTCGAATAGACACAAGATAAGTTTCATGTTACGTGCCTTAGCCATGTCATGTTTCATGAACAGAATAgtgtcatcggcatattgtagaatggacacccctccatcaactagatgaggaacTAGACCCTCTACATGACCATTCtgcttggccctgccaataatTACGGCCAACATATCTGCTACAATATTGAACAGAAGAGgtgacatggaatccccttgtctcaacccCTTATGCGTCTGGAAGTAGTGACCAATGTCATCGTTCACCTTAATTCCGACAATTATACTGATGGTCTCAAGTTTGCTAGAGTTGTTCTTACACGAAGAGAGCACAAGCTGCACTtcaatttttttgaagaaaagaTAGGTACATCTCTATAAGTAGAGGAGTGGCACACAATGACCAGTTCTCATGCTATATAGACACGAATACACACACTCAAATTATTGCAGTAGTGACTGTGACTGTACTTGTAAAAAGAATGAGCCGTACGTGTCTACCCAGATGGTCCGGTCACCGATGCTTCACCAAGAGAAGCTGCAGCTTCTGAAAAATCAGCTGGGTACGGAGCATGGAAGGTGACATACACGAGCGCGACGGCGCCAATGGCCATGACCAACATGACGAACAGGATGACGGGCCTCTTCCCCCATTTCCCCATGATCCCGAGCGCAAACGGGTAGAGGAGCACGATGATCCACACGTTGAACAGCATCCCGAGCAGCACGTGCCGCGCCTGGTCCGTGAAGAACCCCCATGCCGCCGCCTTGCCTATCGCTGCCCCGACGGCCGCGACGTTCACGACGAGCACCACGATGGTCGGGAGCAGCAGCGGCACCCACCGCACGGTGTACAGGTCGGCGAACTTGTCATTGGAGCAGGCGTCCGTCTGCTTGGACGTGAGCCTGAAGTATATCCCCTTCCCGGTGACGAGCTTGAGCGCCATGTAAAGCACCGCCGTCGGGTACACGCCCGTGGCCCCGATCATGTAGAACTGCTCGTTGCGGCACCAGTCGAGCAGCGTGATCCCCGCCCATTTCACCTCGAACATGCCGATCACGTGAATGATGGATATGACGGCGACGAGGTACATGATGTACGTGCCGAACGGCCTCTGGATGTAGAACTGCTCTGAGAAGAGCCAGAGGACGGGGAAGAGGTTGTAGGCCAGGATGAACACCGTGACGATCGGGTAGGTTGACATGTTGAGGTAGGCGATGCGCTGGAGAGGGTGGAGCCGGCGACCGGCCATGAGAGCATTGCTGTGGGAGAAGAACATCTCGAGGGAGCCGCCCGACCACCGGAGCACCTGGTAGAGGCGCTCGGTGAGGTTAATCGGAGCCGTTCCGCGGAAGGCGGCCGGCTCCATGGAGCAATACATGGAGCGCCACCCTTGCCGGTGCATGCGGAATCCGGTCACCACGTCCTCCGTCGCGATGTTGTACACCCACCCGACGTCTCTCCCCCATGAACTTCCATCCTCGTAGGCGCACGTCATCAGGGTAGCCAGGTCATTGCTGAGTGCCTCGTCGACCAACACCGGCGTGATAGACCGCTCCTGGATTGCCCCATCCGGCATCGAGTTTATGAACGACGTCGAGCTACCGAACTCATTGACCTTACCTGCAAGCTTGATGTTCTCCGCTCTGTAACGTGGTGGCTCCATGCCATAGAGCGCGACACGGCGGAACATGGTGCCGGTGCCAAGGTAGGAAGGCCCTTGGAGGCCGTTGAGGGAGAGCATGGTGCCGTCGAAGAAGACACGGTTGTGATTGGCGTAGCGGTCCGTCGGGTCGACGTCGTCGAAGCGCTGAGGAAACTGGACAAAGGCCGTGTTCTGACCGTCGCGAGGGTCGAGCATGAAGCACATAGGGGCGCGGAGAGCTTGCGAGTTGTTGATGTAGTGGTCGCCGTCAAAGTTGACGACGAAGGGCGCGTTGGAGAGCAACGCCGAGACACGGAGCATCACGTTCATGGCGCCTGCCTTCTTTTGGTGGTTATAACCGGGTCGCTTCTCCCGGGACATGTATACGAGCATGGGGAGCCTCGTGTCAACGTTGCTGAAGTCGAGTGGATTGTCGGCGCTCGCCGGCGATCCCAGTTGTGGTT
The window above is part of the Triticum aestivum cultivar Chinese Spring chromosome 2A, IWGSC CS RefSeq v2.1, whole genome shotgun sequence genome. Proteins encoded here:
- the LOC123188323 gene encoding mixed-linked glucan synthase 2, coding for MAAAVTRRANALRVEAPDGNAESGRASLAADSPAAKRAADAKDDVWVAADEGDTSGAIAGDGNRPPLFRTFKVKGSILHPYRFMILVRLVAIVAFFAWRVKHKNHDGVWLWATSMVADVWFGFSWLLNQLPKLNPVKRVPDLAALADHSGDANLPGIDIFVTTVDPVDEPLLYTVNTILSILATDYPVDKYACYLSDDGGTLVHYEAMIEVANFAVLWVPFCRKYCVEPRSPENYFGMKTQQYAGSMAGEFMRDHRRVRREYDEFKVRVDSLSTTIRQRSDAYNSSKKGDGVRATWMADGTQWPGTWIEQVDNHRRGQHAGIVQVILGHPSCKPQLGSPASADNPLDFSNVDTRLPMLVYMSREKRPGYNHQKKAGAMNVMLRVSALLSNAPFVVNFDGDHYINNSQALRAPMCFMLDPRDGQNTAFVQFPQRFDDVDPTDRYANHNRVFFDGTMLSLNGLQGPSYLGTGTMFRRVALYGMEPPRYRAENIKLAGKVNEFGSSTSFINSMPDGAIQERSITPVLVDEALSNDLATLMTCAYEDGSSWGRDVGWVYNIATEDVVTGFRMHRQGWRSMYCSMEPAAFRGTAPINLTERLYQVLRWSGGSLEMFFSHSNALMAGRRLHPLQRIAYLNMSTYPIVTVFILAYNLFPVLWLFSEQFYIQRPFGTYIMYLVAVISIIHVIGMFEVKWAGITLLDWCRNEQFYMIGATGVYPTAVLYMALKLVTGKGIYFRLTSKQTDACSNDKFADLYTVRWVPLLLPTIVVLVVNVAAVGAAIGKAAAWGFFTDQARHVLLGMLFNVWIIVLLYPFALGIMGKWGKRPVILFVMLVMAIGAVALVYVTFHAPYPADFSEAAASLGEASVTGPSG